The genomic DNA CGGAAGTCGGGGGTCGGAAGTTTGGGGTCGGAAGTTTGGGGTCGGAAGTTTGGGGCCGGGAGTACGTTTGAGGCGTACACCTCCGGATTTGTTAAGTAGATGTACGCCTTATACGATTTCAGAGAGCGAAATGAGTACCATCGCACCGGCGACCGAAGCGTTCAACCCTCGCGTTGTGAAAGACGTGAATAGAACGGAGAGCAACCGATGAGCTGGGCCCCAGATGCCGACGACGAACCCGACCGCTTCGAGCGTATCGTAGAGGACGTCCGCAATCGACCCGACGTCGCCGACGTACGGGTCGACGACGAGACGATAAAGATCTTCTTCGAGGAGACGAACCGGCTTCCCGATGGATTCGACGAGTGGGCCGACGCGAACGCCCTCTCGATTCGTGATTTCGTGATCCTCCCCGACGACGAAGGGTTCGTCGTCGGACTGGAGTTCATCGACACCATCGAAGCGCTGTCGCCACACCACCACGCCGCCGAGGGGCTTCGCCCGTACTTCGAGGCCGGTGTCCCGCCCGCAGCGGCACTCGACGCGTGGATGGCCGACCGGGGACCGTTCAGCCAAGCCGAATGGGCGCGGTTCCGCGGCGTTGGTCGGCAGACCGTCGGCGACCGAGTTCGGAACGCCCGCGAGCAGGCACCGAAGGAGCGATTGCGCGAGAGGAAACGACGGCGGCGCGACGACCACTCCGAATCGCCGTGGTGGGATCTGTTCTGAGTCGTCGCTTTAGAAAACGTATGGAACGAGGCGATAGGGGGTGCGCTTGCAGTAGTCAGCGTAGCCGTCGAGTTCCTCCCGAAGTGCGTGCTCTTCGACGCGAATTCGGTAGCCGAAGGCGACGAGATTTACAACGAGCGCGACGAACACGGCGAGCCACGTCCCCAAACAGAACTCGTACCCGACTATCGTGAGGAGAATCCCGGTGTACGTCGGGTGGCGGACGACGGCATACGGTCCCGTCTCAACGACCGCTTGGTCGTCACTGACGGTAACCGAGCGCGTGAAGGAATCACCGAGGAGTATCACGGCATACCATCGAAGTGCGATGCCAGTGCACATGAGGAGTATTCCGGCCCAAAACAGCGGAACGGTAAACGAGCCGAATCCAGCCCACGACGGGGCTGTAAACATGAAAATCCATCCAACGAGACCGGAACAATAAACGGCGACGTAAATACCGTACACCGATTTCGCGTCCAGATTCGGCCCTCGGGTGTTCCGGTGCTGAATCGGGCGGTCACGACGACGAATCGAATCGAGTAACTCGGGGACGACCCAGGCCGCAGTGGCAACGATGAAAACGTATTCGGTGGCCGGGCGGAGAACTGGTGACGTCATGCTGATACGTTTATCGAGAATCGTATTTAAATGGTGTTCTCTTTTGGTGTCCGATGGTTCTGTGGTCAGTTCAGTGGAATTCGGCGATACTATCACACGTCCGATACCCCTCAGATCCGTCATATCGACCGATTTGGGGTGTGACAATACACCGAAGACAGCAACGACGGCTGAGAATCGTCATCGTGAGACCACTGCTACCGATTCTTCCTCCACTCTCAATCGTCGGTCGAACCCGTTCCCACGTCCCGGTGGCCGTCTTCGGAGGGAACACCGTCTCCCGTTTCCTGTGACCCGGGACTACCTTCGTCCATGTCCGGGTTCGGAAGGGCGAATGCGAGCAGGAAGCCGAGGGCGATAACGGGCACCGTCCAGAGGAACATGGTCGTGAGACTCCCGGAAAGGGCGTTGATAACCGCGTGCTGGATTCCCGACGGGAGCGAGCTGATCTCGTTGACGTTCTGGCTCGCACCCGCGTACTTTGCCGCCTTCGGCCCGAGCGCGTTCGTTAGATCGTCCGTGAGCGACGAGGTGAAGACGGAACCGAGTACGGCGACGCCGATGCCCGACCCGAGGCTCCGGGTAACGGAGACGCTCGTGGTCGCCACCCCGATCCGCGTCCGATCGACGGCGAGTTGTGCGGAAAGCGAGAGCACGGGGTTGACGAAACCGAGTCCGACGCCGGTGACGAGCATGAACCCCGCGATGGTCGTGAACCCCATGTCCGACGTCATCGTGGAGAAGAGGTAGTAGCCGACCGAGGCGATGGCCAATCCGACGACGGGGAAGATACGCAGACGGCCGTATCGGCTGATCAGTTGGCCGGTGATGGCGGACACGACGATCATCCCACCGAGTAGCGGGAGGAGCAGGAGTCCGGAGTTCGTCGCGGACACGCCCGTGACCGCCTGGAGGTAGAGCGGGAGGTAGGTGACGCCGACGAGTTGGCCGAGACCGATGACGAAACTCAGCCCCATCGCCACGCCGACGCCGCGGTTCGAGACGAGGTCGATCGGGAACACCGGTTCCGCCGTTCGAACCTCCTGTGCGACGAACGCGACTGCGAGAATGACCGTCAGGCCGAACAGTCCGAGGATCGCGGCGAGACCCACGCGTAATCCCCGCCGCCCCACGAGGTGGCGAGGATGAGCGTCGTCAGGGCCGCGACGAGCAGGAGCGCGCCGAAGTAGTCTATCGGATGATCGACGGTCTCCTGCGGGACGTCGAGGTAGGCCCAGACGAGCGCGAGCGAGAGCACGCCGAGCGGAAGGTTGATGAGGAAGATCCAGTGCCAGGAGAAGTGCTCGGTCAACCAACCGCCGACGAGCGGGCCGACCACGAGCGCCGCCCCGAAGCCCGAGAGCATGTAGCTGATGTACTCGGAGCGCTTGCGCGGCCCGAACATATCGCCGAGGATGGAGAGCACGAGCACCCAGAGGCCGCCCGCACCGATACCCTGGAGCGCGCGGAGGAGCGCGAGTTGGACGATGCCGTCGATGTATTGGTTCACGACCGGGATCGAACCGGCGGCCGCACAGAGCGCGGAGCCGATCACGAACACCGACACCGCGACAGTGAAGAGCGCGCGACGACCGTAGATGTCGCTGAGTTTGCCGTAGAGCGCGGCGGAGGCCGTCGTCGTGATCAGATAGGCAGTGACGATCCACGAGTAGTTTTTGACGCTTCCGAGGTCGCTCGCGATGGTCGGAAGTGCAGTCGAAACGATAGTTTGATCGAGCGCGCTGAGCATGATGGCGAGCATCAACCCGCCGAGGACGATAGCAAGCCGACGGCGAGGCCACTCTTCGACGGGCGAAGAAGCGGGATGACCGCCGCTCACTGCGACCGGCCTCCACATCGCAGACGGTACATCGTTCGCGCTTCATTCGTCGTTTCGAACGTTACTCCCATCGATACTCACCGAGATTCGAGTGGTTCCAGAGACATATCTGAATACGCATGGTTCGGTATTTCCGTGCGCCACGGATGAGTCTTCCACCTACATGTAGGAATCGTCCGACAGTGACAAGTTCGGTCGGACGTCACGGTAACCATGCCACGAGTTCAGATCGAGATTCCCGACCCTCCGGCTAACTGGTTGGTCGCGCTCTCGTCGTCCCATCCCGAGGACGAGTTTCGAATTTTAGCGTCGTATCCGGGGGAGAGTGGAACGGTCGGGATTTTGGAGGCACGGACTCGGAATCCGGACGTAATTCGGAAGGAGTTGGACGAAGTTGAGGACCTCCACTCGTTTCGAGAGATGGATTCCGACGGGGAGGTCGTGATCATCGAATATCGTTCACCGAAACCGAAGATGCAACGACTGGTATCCGAGTCGGGGACCGTTCCCCGTTATCCCGTCGTCTTTCGCGACGGAACGGTCACCGCTACCCAGGCGACGTCGCACGCACAACTGTCCGAACTCACGGATTCGTTCGAATCCGCGGGAATCGCGTACAACATCCGATCCCTCGTCCAAAGTCTCGACCCGAACGATCTCATCACCGCTCGTCAGCAGCAGTTCATCGAGAAAGCAGTCGACCGAGGGTATTACGAGACACCTCGAAGATGTACCCTGACGGAACTTGCCGCCGAAATGGACGTTCACAAGACGACTGCAGGTGACGTCCTCCATCGCGCAGAGCGACGGATAATCACGGAATTCGTTGCGAGACAGTCGTAGCGGTCGGAAATCGGGGACGGGTTCGTTTTCGTCCGTATGAAATCCACTCGCCGGACGATGGGTTACCTGGAGACGGATTTTGGATATAGCGATATAGAATATACAGATCCGTCAGCTCACGTCGCCAGAAGGGCGACAGCACCGATAGCAAGCCCGATACCCGCCAAATCCTGCAAATCGACGGAGTCGCCGAGAAACAACACGCCGAGGACCGCAGCGACGACGAAGTAGAGTGCGGTAACGGTCGTCGCGATTGCGGTATTGCCTCGTTGAAGCGCGGCGTAGTAACTGATGGAGCCGATACCGGAGAATACCCCACCGGCGACGGCGAAGGCGACGCCGGATCCGGAGAGGGATACGGGGTCGGATTGGACGGCGATGTACGCGATTGCGACGCCCTACACGACGACGTACGAGATCGCCATCGCCACTTCCGGTGCGAGGGAACGGGTGGCGAGGTCGGCGAACACCGCCCAAACGCCCCACGTAAGCATACCGACCAGTGCGAAGTAGATGGCTGTTCGAACCATGCGATTGAGAAACGGTACACGGACGAATGTGTTCGGGTTCCGGCGGAGAAGGAGGTGTCAACCGTCGGTCAGAGAGTGCCTGATTCGGGCGTAGTCGAAGTATAACAAACTGCCCTATCCGTGACTCCCCGAACATGAGACGCCCGACGATACTCACACTTGTCCTCATCGTCTCGTTCGGCATCGGGGCGATGACGATAGGCACGGAGGGGATGCAGGCGAACGAGGAACCGAGCGAGCGCTGGAACCGAACGTACGGCGGTTCCGGCGACGATATCTTCGCGGACATCGCCCCGACGGACGACGGCGGCTACATCCTCGCCGGACAGACCGGAGAGCGATGGTTCGGGTATCGATGGCTGGGTCATGAAGGTCGATGGGAATGGTGAACAGGAGTGGACGCGGACGTTCTCCGGGCCGGGAACGGACAGGTTCTACTCCGTCGCGACGACCGATGACGGATACGTCGTCGCCGGACGGACTGACCGCGGCGGAACGCCGATGGGATGGATACTCGAACTCGGGGCGGACGGTTCGACCCAGCGAGAGCGAACGCCGGGCACCGGCGCGTTCTACGGCCTCGAACACGACGATTCGGGGTATATTTTCGCGGGATGGACGCAGGGAGACTCGGGTACCGACGGATGGCTTCTCAAACAGGACGGATCGGGTGCGAAGACGTGGGAGAAGACGTACGACACACCCGATGGAACCTCAGGAGGGCTGTTCAAGGCCGTCGTTCCCACGTCGGATGGGTACTTCGTCGCGGGGCAACTCGACGGCGACAGTCAGGACGGATGGATACTCCGCGTCGGGAAAAACGGGGAACAACAATGGCAACGGACCCACGGCGGTTCGGATCGTGAGGCGGTGTGGGCGGCGACCGGTGACGAGAACGGTGTCGTTCATCGCGGGCGAGTCCGAAAGCGGCGAGTCACGTGACGGTTGGGTGTTCCGATACGACAAGCGTGGCGAGTTGAAGTGGGAGAAACGGTTCGGCGGCGACGAGGTCGATTGGCTCGACTCGGCGATGCCGACGGACGACGGTGGCTACCTGTTCACCGGCGGAACGTTGACGGGAGGAATCGGCAGTTCGGACGGGTACGTGGTGAAAACCGGGGCCGACGGAACCCTCGACTGGGAGAAGGCGTACGGGAGCGACTCGTGGGACAAACCATGGCCAGCCGTACGATCACACGACGGCGGCTACATCCTCGCCGGACAGACCGGCGGGTTCGGCGCGGATGGCAAGGACGGCTGGATTCTCGAACTCGGTCCCGGAGCGGCGAGTCAGCAAACATCGACAACCGATTCGAAAACCACGACGGAAGGAACGGTCCAGGAGACCGGTTCGTCCCAAGGGACGAGTGGGTCGTCCGAGGGGACGAGCCTCCCCGGATTCACGGTTCCGATAGCGATCATCGCGCTCGCGTTGCTCGGCCTGGGGATGCGCCATCGGTCGTGAGATATCGTTACGACGGATTTGGGGCTGCGCTGTTCGAGCCTCCCTGCGTCTGAATACGAAGTGTTGCTGAGACGAGAACGGTACGTGACTGTTCCTTTCAGCTTCAATCGAGGTTCTTTTATTGTTGTACTCAGTTTATCTCTCTAACTAAGTTCATCGAAGCGGTCTATTATGAAAGAAGGGCAATTCACAGAACGGACGACGGAACTCGACCGTAACGGACGAGCGGCGTATCGTGTCACGGGCGACACCGACGATACCAGCACCCGAATCATTCGGGGTATAGACGATATCGTCGGGGAGGATACGGACAGACAGACGTGGTTGTACGACAAAGTCGACCCCGACGCGTTGGACGCGATTTTCAAGCAAAAACACGACGGGACGTCTCGAACC from Haladaptatus sp. R4 includes the following:
- a CDS encoding EamA family transporter; the encoded protein is MAYIAVQSDPVSLSGSGVAFAVAGGVFSGIGSISYYAALQRGNTAIATTVTALYFVVAAVLGVLFLGDSVDLQDLAGIGLAIGAVALLAT
- a CDS encoding isoprenylcysteine carboxylmethyltransferase family protein, whose product is MTSPVLRPATEYVFIVATAAWVVPELLDSIRRRDRPIQHRNTRGPNLDAKSVYGIYVAVYCSGLVGWIFMFTAPSWAGFGSFTVPLFWAGILLMCTGIALRWYAVILLGDSFTRSVTVSDDQAVVETGPYAVVRHPTYTGILLTIVGYEFCLGTWLAVFVALVVNLVAFGYRIRVEEHALREELDGYADYCKRTPYRLVPYVF
- a CDS encoding HalOD1 output domain-containing protein — translated: MKEGQFTERTTELDRNGRAAYRVTGDTDDTSTRIIRGIDDIVGEDTDRQTWLYDKVDPDALDAIFKQKHDGTSRTEGKVVFNARGCEIVVQADGDIIIYAPADDSSE
- a CDS encoding MFS transporter, whose amino-acid sequence is MGLAAILGLFGLTVILAVAFVAQEVRTAEPVFPIDLVSNRGVGVAMGLSFVIGLGQLVGVTYLPLYLQAVTGVSATNSGLLLLPLLGGMIVVSAITGQLISRYGRLRIFPVVGLAIASVGYYLFSTMTSDMGFTTIAGFMLVTGVGLGFVNPVLSLSAQLAVDRTRIGVATTSVSVTRSLGSGIGVAVLGSVFTSSLTDDLTNALGPKAAKYAGASQNVNEISSLPSGIQHAVINALSGSLTTMFLWTVPVIALGFLLAFALPNPDMDEGSPGSQETGDGVPSEDGHRDVGTGSTDD
- a CDS encoding helix-turn-helix domain-containing protein codes for the protein MPRVQIEIPDPPANWLVALSSSHPEDEFRILASYPGESGTVGILEARTRNPDVIRKELDEVEDLHSFREMDSDGEVVIIEYRSPKPKMQRLVSESGTVPRYPVVFRDGTVTATQATSHAQLSELTDSFESAGIAYNIRSLVQSLDPNDLITARQQQFIEKAVDRGYYETPRRCTLTELAAEMDVHKTTAGDVLHRAERRIITEFVARQS
- a CDS encoding PGF-CTERM sorting domain-containing protein, with product MTRTVSFIAGESESGESRDGWVFRYDKRGELKWEKRFGGDEVDWLDSAMPTDDGGYLFTGGTLTGGIGSSDGYVVKTGADGTLDWEKAYGSDSWDKPWPAVRSHDGGYILAGQTGGFGADGKDGWILELGPGAASQQTSTTDSKTTTEGTVQETGSSQGTSGSSEGTSLPGFTVPIAIIALALLGLGMRHRS
- a CDS encoding MFS transporter, which gives rise to MWRPVAVSGGHPASSPVEEWPRRRLAIVLGGLMLAIMLSALDQTIVSTALPTIASDLGSVKNYSWIVTAYLITTTASAALYGKLSDIYGRRALFTVAVSVFVIGSALCAAAGSIPVVNQYIDGIVQLALLRALQGIGAGGLWVLVLSILGDMFGPRKRSEYISYMLSGFGAALVVGPLVGGWLTEHFSWHWIFLINLPLGVLSLALVWAYLDVPQETVDHPIDYFGALLLVAALTTLILATSWGGGDYAWVSPRSSDCSA